The following are from one region of the Thermoproteus uzoniensis 768-20 genome:
- a CDS encoding PD-(D/E)XK nuclease family protein, whose amino-acid sequence MGLDWGRLEEVVERAVRRARSEELREMADAVRALAEYMKTGFQEVTRQLAEQGKRLEAHEKLLEEHGRRLEELGKRVEELTKAVAELKVAMGSLGRRWGRDLERTVLEIYRDALEKRGVEPGRVEKFVYTDVDGRYLKPGARIEVDVYIRDGRTYLLGVKSHAELEDVEWFAEKAQAAEKILGRKADRLIIVAVNIDKEALERASQLGIDAVYGAVIE is encoded by the coding sequence AGGGCTAGGTCTGAGGAGCTGAGGGAAATGGCCGACGCGGTGAGGGCCCTCGCCGAGTATATGAAGACAGGCTTCCAAGAGGTTACCAGACAACTCGCCGAACAAGGCAAGAGGCTAGAAGCCCACGAAAAGTTGCTAGAGGAGCACGGCAGGAGGCTTGAGGAGCTAGGCAAGAGAGTAGAAGAGCTGACCAAGGCTGTGGCTGAGCTTAAGGTGGCTATGGGCTCTCTGGGCCGTAGGTGGGGGCGGGATCTGGAGCGTACCGTCTTGGAGATTTACCGGGATGCTCTTGAGAAGAGGGGGGTTGAGCCCGGGAGGGTGGAGAAGTTCGTCTATACAGACGTAGACGGCCGGTATCTGAAGCCGGGGGCGAGGATTGAGGTCGACGTCTATATTCGCGACGGGAGGACGTATCTCTTGGGGGTTAAGTCGCATGCGGAGCTTGAGGATGTGGAGTGGTTTGCCGAGAAGGCCCAGGCGGCGGAGAAGATACTGGGGAGGAAGGCAGACCGCCTCATAATAGTCGCCGTCAATATAGACAAAGAAGCGCTAGAGAGAGCAAGCCAGCTAGGAATAGACGCGGTGTACGGCGCCGTAATTGAGTAG
- a CDS encoding AAA family ATPase has translation MLRILGVAHPVLIPQNYLKEVPEQYGRRIIEMGCGGDGEVSEGRVELERFVALLMLAGKNVLLVGAPGVGKTELALRAAGFFTSCEPEVEVGREDLSYDDLVVKYVVLEGGRLERRLGSLARAVARSWDSIRRGTGPCHFVFDEINRANVDVALGRIFTALDVEHRTRVKVFDGLVDPPYIPLSFRVIATMNVVDRGQLFRLSFALLRRFAYVYMTPPHIRLEPQLNSLPNAKRDLFRPYAERALRYLAMRGVLEEDLATLVVLGLPGVEELLSEAERLGLLGILEWALGAADRLGLEVGPSMVLDVLRAVAVRTAAPTSLKLSDEVFVDYVVSSLVLPHFAAVAPRVRQKAVLSARQPREVNEVRDMQAKISGWLGERSLSSRVMEGLLHELPVEV, from the coding sequence GTGTTGAGGATATTGGGGGTGGCGCACCCGGTGTTGATTCCGCAGAACTATCTTAAGGAGGTGCCTGAACAATATGGGCGCAGAATTATTGAGATGGGGTGTGGTGGGGATGGCGAGGTCAGCGAAGGGCGTGTGGAGCTGGAGAGGTTTGTCGCCTTGCTTATGTTGGCTGGGAAAAACGTGTTGCTGGTTGGGGCGCCTGGGGTGGGGAAGACCGAGCTGGCGTTGAGGGCGGCTGGGTTTTTCACTTCATGCGAGCCGGAGGTCGAGGTCGGCCGCGAGGATTTGTCCTATGACGACTTGGTGGTTAAGTATGTTGTTTTGGAGGGGGGCCGGCTGGAGCGTAGGCTTGGTAGCCTCGCAAGGGCTGTCGCGCGTAGTTGGGATTCTATACGCCGAGGCACGGGGCCTTGCCACTTTGTTTTCGACGAGATTAACAGGGCTAACGTGGACGTGGCTCTTGGGCGCATATTCACTGCGTTGGACGTGGAGCATAGGACCCGTGTCAAGGTTTTCGACGGCTTAGTAGATCCTCCGTACATTCCGCTTTCGTTTAGGGTGATTGCTACAATGAACGTGGTCGATAGGGGACAGTTATTTAGGCTGAGTTTCGCGTTGTTGAGGCGGTTTGCCTATGTATATATGACTCCGCCCCATATTCGTCTAGAGCCGCAGCTGAATAGCCTTCCTAACGCAAAGCGGGATTTGTTTAGGCCCTATGCGGAGCGGGCTCTCCGCTACCTTGCTATGAGGGGTGTGTTAGAGGAGGACTTGGCCACCCTTGTCGTGCTGGGTTTGCCGGGGGTGGAGGAATTGTTGAGTGAGGCAGAGAGGCTGGGGTTGTTGGGGATTCTCGAGTGGGCGCTGGGGGCGGCTGACAGGCTGGGGCTTGAGGTTGGGCCCTCGATGGTGCTGGACGTATTGAGAGCGGTTGCGGTGCGTACGGCGGCTCCCACCTCTCTGAAGCTGAGCGACGAGGTGTTTGTGGACTACGTCGTCTCGTCGCTTGTTTTGCCCCACTTCGCCGCGGTGGCGCCGAGGGTTCGGCAGAAGGCCGTGCTGTCGGCGAGACAGCCTAGGGAGGTCAACGAGGTGCGGGATATGCAGGCGAAGATAAGTGGGTGGTTAGGGGAGCGTTCGCTTTCTAGTCGTGTAATGGAGGGCCTTCTCCATGAGCTCCCCGTTGAGGTGTGA